Proteins found in one Ptychodera flava strain L36383 chromosome 3, AS_Pfla_20210202, whole genome shotgun sequence genomic segment:
- the LOC139130314 gene encoding uncharacterized protein gives MKPVTKLTDLDQHLSQVYYDASHSASFGGIATVYLAAKEKGIKTTRQKVREWMQHQDTYTLHKPVRWKFPRARVIVGGMDQQWQADLADVSSLAKYNSGFRYILTCIDILSKYAWAIPLKDKRGVTLVAAFEQILKTGRKPEKLQTDQGKEFVNHLFQKFLKSEDIQFFTTGNKTKASVVERFNRTLKTKMWKYFTRNNTLSYLSVLPQLMQSYNNTWHRSIKRKPASVNKTNEKEVWDTLYSDYEQKTVKFKFSVGEQVRISKTKRYYDDFGSILTTLREQGLPDNVQLTFDPVSRKVTVDVSDGTSLYFLPGLAEIMGFYPDTILRQKSDAPFMFSVRNLSSLCVYCNLVDDHVEEGQWEEVHPLTHSVESGPIEFVISGSGEDYIDLSSTLLLIKAEITKVDGTNLGEDAAYLMNGVELRLKLNRSKNALSLVSSAENPGFKAVVTEATLLVRKIKLSPSVQLGHAEALKQGLSKYPLHRCVMKVLSIPGGTMSFNKDHIFLGQLPKRVVLGLVDNDAFNGSYKKNPFNFKHYGMTSLVLNVGGNKFRASP, from the exons ATGAAACCTGTGACCAAATTGACGGACTTGGATCAGCACCTAAGCCAGGTGTATTACGATGCAAGtcattctgcaagttttggaggaaTAGCTACTGTTTACCTTGCTGCAAAAGAGAAGGGAATAAAGACCACCCGCCAGAAAGTGAGAGAATGGATGCAACATCAGGACACTTACACATTACACAAACCAGTAAGGTGGAAGTTTCCAAGGGCTAGAGTAATTGTCGGTGGAATGGATCAACAGTGGCAAGCTGATCTTGCAGACGTCAGTTCACTAGCAAAATACAATTCAGGGTTCCGATACATCCTCACCTGCATTGACATTTTATCCAAGTATGCCTGGGCCATTCCCTTGAAAGACAAACGAGGGGTCACTTTGGTGGCAGCGTTTGAACAGATTTTGAAGACTGGACGAAAACCAGAAAAACTACAAACGGATCAAGGCAAAGAATTCGTGAACCAcctatttcagaaatttctgaagaGTGAAGACATTCAATTTTTCACCACCGGAAACAAAACGAAAGCTTCTGTGGTTGAACGTTTCAATCGTACCCTGAAAACTAAAATGTGGAAGTACTTTACCAGAAACAACACCCTAAGCTACCTATCGGTGCTTCCTCAGCTAATGCAATCTTACAACAACACTTGGCATCGCAGCATCAAGAGAAAACCAGCGTCTGTCAACAAGACCAATGAAAAAGAGGTGTGGGATACTCTGTACAGTGACTATGAACAGAAaacggtgaaattcaaattcagtGTGGGAGAACAAGTGAGAATCAGCAAAACTAAAC GTTACTACGATGATTTTGGAAGTATACTGACCACTCTGAGAGAGCAAGGTTTACCCGACAACGTCCAGTTGACTTTCGACCCGGTGTCTAGGAAAGTAACCGTTGATGTGAGTGACGGTACCAGCCTCTACTTTCTACCAGGTCTGGCTGAAATCATGGGATTTTATCCCGATACCATCTTGAGACAGAAGAGCGATGCACCTTTCATGTTCAGTGTTCGAAACCTCTCTTCTCTGTGTGTGTATTGCAACCTAGTGGACGACCA TGTGGAAGAGGGGCAATGGGAAGAAGTGCATCCCCTGACCCACAGTGTGGAATCGGGACCCATCGAATTTGTGATTTCGGGTTCAGGGGAAGACTACATCGATCTGTCCTCAACACTCCTTCTGATCAAGGCCGAGATTACGAAAGTTGATGGTACTAACCTCGGTGAAGATGCAGCA TATCTGATGAATGGTGTTGAATTACGTCTCAAACTCAATAGAAGCAAGAATGCTCTCTCCCTTGTGAGCTCTGCAGAAAATCCAGGCTTCAAAGCTGTAGTCACCGAAGCCACACTACTGGTCAGGAAAATAAAACTCAGTCCATCAGTACAGCTGGGCCATGCAGAAGCTTTAAAGCAGGGACTGTCCAAGTATCCCTTACatcgttgtgtgatgaaggttcTGTCTATTCCTGGAGGCACCATGTCCTTCAACAAAGACCACATCTTTCTGGGACAGCTACCTAAACGCGTGGTCTTGGGTCTGGTGGACAACGATGCCTTCAACGGTTCATACAAGAAAAATCCTTTCAACTTCAAACATTACGGCATGACGTCGCTGGTCCTTAATGTGGGTGGAAACAAGTTCCGAGCAAGCCCCTGA